From Nicotiana tabacum cultivar K326 chromosome 15, ASM71507v2, whole genome shotgun sequence, the proteins below share one genomic window:
- the LOC107826939 gene encoding shikimate O-hydroxycinnamoyltransferase-like isoform X1: MLLKTRIMKIVVKELTMVKPATDTPQTNLWNSNVDLVVPNFHTPSVYFYRPLSGASNFFDSNVLKEALSKALVPFYPMAGRLKKDEDGRIEIECRGQGVLFVEAESDGTVDDFGDFAPTLELRRLIPAVDYTQGIHSYALLVLQITHFKCGGVSLGVGMQHHAADGFSGLHFINAWSDMARGIDLTIPTFIDRTLLRARDPPLPQFPHIEYQPPPTLNNIAKTEAVPETDVSIFKLTRDQINALKAKSKEDGNTVNYSSYEMLAGHVWRSTCMARGLEEDQGSKLYIATDGRFRLRPTLPPGYFGNVIFTATPIAVAGDLKSKPIWYAASKIHDALARMDNDYLRSALDYLELQPDLKALVRGAHTFRCPNLGITSWVRLPIHDADFGWGRPIFMGPGGIAYEGLSFILPSPTNDGSLSVVISLQADHMKLFEKYLYDI, encoded by the exons ATGTTATTG AAAACAAGAATCATGAAAATCGTGGTGAAAGAATTAACAATGGTGAAACCAGCAACGGACACACCACAGACAAACCTGTGGAATTCAAACGTGGATTTGGTAGTGCCAAATTTCCACACCCCAAGTGTTTACTTTTACAGGCCATTGTCAGGTGCTTCAAATTTCTTTGATTCAAATGTGCTTAAGGAGGCGTTGAGTAAAGCGTTAGTGCCGTTTTATCCAATGGCTGGTAGATTAAAAAAGGATGAAGATGGACGTATTGAAATTGAATGCAGAGGACAAGGGGTTTTGTTTGTTGAAGCAGAGAGTGATGGAACGGTTgatgattttggtgattttgcGCCTACTTTGGAACTCCGGCGTCTTATTCCTGCCGTTGATTATACTCAGGGAATCCATTCTTATGCTCTCCTAGTTTTGCAG ATCACTCATTTCAAATGCGGGGGAGTTTCCCTCGGTGTGGGCATGCAACATCATGCTGCAGATGGTTTTTCTGGTCTTCACTTCATCAACGCATGGTCGGACATGGCTCGTGGTATAGACCTCACTATTCCAACTTTCATTGACCGAACGCTCCTCCGTGCTCGTGATCCACCCTTGCCTCAGTTCCCACACATTGAATACCAGCCCCCTCCAACTCTCAATAACATTGCCAAAACTGAAGCAGTTCCTGAGACTGATGTTTCCATCTTCAAGTTAACCCGTGACCAAATCAATGCCTTGAAAGCCAAGTCTAAGGAAGATGGAAATACCGTAAATTACAGCTCCTATGAAATGTTAGCAGGACATGTATGGCGCTCTACTTGTATGGCACGAGGACTTGAAGAAGATCAAGGAAGCAAGTTGTATATAGCAACCGATGGGCGTTTTAGGCTTAGGCCTACTCTTCCCCCAGGCTACTTTGGTAATGTGATATTTACTGCCACTCCAATTGCAGTGGCTGGTGATCTAAAGTCCAAGCCCATATGGTATGCTGCAAGTAAAATTCATGATGCATTGGCTCGGATGGACAATGACTACTTAAGATCAGCACTCGATTACTTGGAATTACAGCCCGACCTAAAGGCTCTTGTTCGTGGTGCACATACTTTTAGGTGCCCAAATCTTGGGATCACTAGTTGGGTTAGGCTGCCTATACACGACGCAGATTTTGGCTGGGGTAGACCGATATTTATGGGACCTGGTGGTATTGCTTATGAAGGGTTAAGCTTTATATTGCCAAGTCCTACCAATGATGGGAGTCTATCCGTTGTTATCTCGCTGCAAGCAGACCACATGAAACTTTTCGAGAAATATTTGTATGACATTTGA
- the LOC107826939 gene encoding shikimate O-hydroxycinnamoyltransferase-like isoform X2, whose product MKIVVKELTMVKPATDTPQTNLWNSNVDLVVPNFHTPSVYFYRPLSGASNFFDSNVLKEALSKALVPFYPMAGRLKKDEDGRIEIECRGQGVLFVEAESDGTVDDFGDFAPTLELRRLIPAVDYTQGIHSYALLVLQITHFKCGGVSLGVGMQHHAADGFSGLHFINAWSDMARGIDLTIPTFIDRTLLRARDPPLPQFPHIEYQPPPTLNNIAKTEAVPETDVSIFKLTRDQINALKAKSKEDGNTVNYSSYEMLAGHVWRSTCMARGLEEDQGSKLYIATDGRFRLRPTLPPGYFGNVIFTATPIAVAGDLKSKPIWYAASKIHDALARMDNDYLRSALDYLELQPDLKALVRGAHTFRCPNLGITSWVRLPIHDADFGWGRPIFMGPGGIAYEGLSFILPSPTNDGSLSVVISLQADHMKLFEKYLYDI is encoded by the exons ATGAAAATCGTGGTGAAAGAATTAACAATGGTGAAACCAGCAACGGACACACCACAGACAAACCTGTGGAATTCAAACGTGGATTTGGTAGTGCCAAATTTCCACACCCCAAGTGTTTACTTTTACAGGCCATTGTCAGGTGCTTCAAATTTCTTTGATTCAAATGTGCTTAAGGAGGCGTTGAGTAAAGCGTTAGTGCCGTTTTATCCAATGGCTGGTAGATTAAAAAAGGATGAAGATGGACGTATTGAAATTGAATGCAGAGGACAAGGGGTTTTGTTTGTTGAAGCAGAGAGTGATGGAACGGTTgatgattttggtgattttgcGCCTACTTTGGAACTCCGGCGTCTTATTCCTGCCGTTGATTATACTCAGGGAATCCATTCTTATGCTCTCCTAGTTTTGCAG ATCACTCATTTCAAATGCGGGGGAGTTTCCCTCGGTGTGGGCATGCAACATCATGCTGCAGATGGTTTTTCTGGTCTTCACTTCATCAACGCATGGTCGGACATGGCTCGTGGTATAGACCTCACTATTCCAACTTTCATTGACCGAACGCTCCTCCGTGCTCGTGATCCACCCTTGCCTCAGTTCCCACACATTGAATACCAGCCCCCTCCAACTCTCAATAACATTGCCAAAACTGAAGCAGTTCCTGAGACTGATGTTTCCATCTTCAAGTTAACCCGTGACCAAATCAATGCCTTGAAAGCCAAGTCTAAGGAAGATGGAAATACCGTAAATTACAGCTCCTATGAAATGTTAGCAGGACATGTATGGCGCTCTACTTGTATGGCACGAGGACTTGAAGAAGATCAAGGAAGCAAGTTGTATATAGCAACCGATGGGCGTTTTAGGCTTAGGCCTACTCTTCCCCCAGGCTACTTTGGTAATGTGATATTTACTGCCACTCCAATTGCAGTGGCTGGTGATCTAAAGTCCAAGCCCATATGGTATGCTGCAAGTAAAATTCATGATGCATTGGCTCGGATGGACAATGACTACTTAAGATCAGCACTCGATTACTTGGAATTACAGCCCGACCTAAAGGCTCTTGTTCGTGGTGCACATACTTTTAGGTGCCCAAATCTTGGGATCACTAGTTGGGTTAGGCTGCCTATACACGACGCAGATTTTGGCTGGGGTAGACCGATATTTATGGGACCTGGTGGTATTGCTTATGAAGGGTTAAGCTTTATATTGCCAAGTCCTACCAATGATGGGAGTCTATCCGTTGTTATCTCGCTGCAAGCAGACCACATGAAACTTTTCGAGAAATATTTGTATGACATTTGA